A window of Gossypium raimondii isolate GPD5lz chromosome 7, ASM2569854v1, whole genome shotgun sequence genomic DNA:
atttttgaaataattaatctgaaatcataTTTTCTGCTAGAGTCCTGTTAGGAGTGTACCCCTTCCATTGTTCAAACATTGATGACTAACCGCCGCAGGCCATCGGGACGCTATCGTCGTAGCGCCATGTCTGGTGATATaggtgcgacacccttacgGCACCCCGAGCCGTTTCGGCTGCTGCTAGTTTGATCCGAGACAGTGACAATCCGATCGGTCTGGTCTAACCACCGGTTGGACCATTGGCTTGGTTTCACATACTGGGCTTGATTCGactagtttttgggtcttggtcttaGTTTTAGGCTCCCACGCCaaatttacgatctcaggtccaatttggtaattttttgatttgaaaatatcatattaattttagttaattttattttaatttatcaaaaagaatttttccaaaaatcacttagattttccaaattaatttttcaagaaatttctttaatcaaatcctctagttgaacaattctcacgaccacctaatttaattccacatcgaataaatcgactcaatgaaattatttccaaagtcatataattttcttatgattCAAATGCAATTCGATCGAatttttgttgagctagcggaagGACCAATCGGAtttatacaattaggctctagtgattgcaattatgccCAGAAGCATCGtccgataattcgcaattacttaatcatggagttagtccataataagtaccatgattgaaaactccttattgtatactctttatgaaGCAATTCATctaactgctttgtccaatgacctcgtcatgtgtgtgttaccctcaaatgatatccttaatttattttaattaaatccgttcactcaatacaatcatattttatctcattgtcaccattgtgtcttcttaatgattaatatgatcattgtcaacaaatgactatgataaattgctcgtttgaGAATAAACAACCCTTGGCCACGTTTCATAGTTATCAATCCACACATTGTCAATGAGATGATATCATTAACTTtctaattgagctatgaattccactgttgctagtaaacccatgccatacacaagtcatgtaaccaacataccggctatgagcttgatcatctttagagcataagcctctaCTTATaacaaagcacatgagttgcatacgcatgattagtgactaacttaggatttaggtaaaccACACCATAAACATcataagtgaattaattcacaaatggattcaaaattaatttaacttaagtCTAGTCCAATGTATTATTCTactaatgaatacatctatgtctctactcgtgaaGTCAACTACTCCggtagccaagactagccatctccccaattagaattgtagacgacataataatctttctcagtatttgaattaaatgctcacttttattcttttacgggattacagactcatttagattatctactgaagtaagttgtctttctcgtaaTGTTAACGTTCTTAAAATGCCACTTAtattcagtttgaactttagatagtcaatgagctaatattcgcttgtcacaatttcgctatgcatgcaaaatataaaagacagaaaatacaaaagacataatagtgatgtaaaattaactttatttatttatttattgttcaaataaatagaaaacaattacatgtttactacagtatggacacatttcccaacagtCTCCCACTTAAcctagtgaagtaaatgtgtcatgtttcGCATTCCCATATCCTCAACATATTTGTTAGAACTCCTAGTGACAAGAGTATTAGTAAACGGATCCACAAGGTTATTCATCACATCTACAATTCCTTCGGCTACTGCCTCTCATATCAAGTGATACTTTCGATCAATGTGCTTCTTCCTCTTGTGACTTCTCATTTCCTTGGTACTTGCTATTGCATCACGGTTATGATAATATAGTGATATAACTTTCTCCATACCAAGAATACCTTTAAGTTCAGTTAAGAACTTTCGAAGCCATATTGCTTCTTTCATTGTCTCAGAAGCAGCCACATACTCAGCCTCCATAGTAGAGTCAGTAGTGCAAGTCTGTTTTACACTTCTCCATACTATGGCTCCACGACCTACATCGAATACATTTTTTGACGTTGATTTCCTTGAATCTTTATAGGTTTGGAAGTCTGAGTCTGTGCATCCAACAAGAGTAAGGTTCTCCTCAGAATACATAAGCATATAATCCCCGGttcttttaagataccttaatatatgttttacagTTTGCCAATGCTTGAGAACTGGATTCGCTTGATATTGACTAACCATTCCTACTGCGAAACAAATATCTGGATGTGTGCAAAGCATCACATACATAAGGCTTCCAACTGTTGAAGCATATGGAACCTTACttatatgttttctttcttcCGCTATTTTAGGACAGTCatctaaagaaagatgaaaatctGATGCAGTCGGCTGAATGCTGGCTTTGCATCGATCATTGTAAAATATTCCAATACCTTATCGATGTATGAAGCTTGAGATAGAGagatcattttattctttcgatCCATGAGGATTCGAATTCCAAGAATATAATTAGGTTCACCCAAGTCTTTCATGATAAACTGTTGAGCTAACCACAGTTTAACCAATGACAATTCTTTTACGTCATTTTCAATAAGTAGAATGACATCGACATAGAAAACGAAGAAGACCACCTTTTTGTCCTTTATAcgcttataaacacaaggttcattaGCATTTtactcaaatccaaaagttttgatcatttgatcaaatattttattccaaTAGCGGGACGCCtgcttaagtccataaatggatcttagcAATTTGCAACTTTCTGCTCCTTTCCTTTTAGAACATAGCCGGTGGGTTGAGCCATGTAAATGGTCTCATCAAGATAGCCATTCAAGAATGTTGTATTGACATCCATTTTCCAGATCTCGTAATCAAGAGCAATAGCAATGGATAAGACTATGCAGATAGACTTGAGCATAACTATCGAAGAAAAGGTCTCAACGTAATCGATGCCTTATTTCTGTATGTAGCATTTCCCTACAAGTCTAGCTTTGTGTGTTTCCACTTTCCCTTCCAcatttctctttctcttgtAGATCGAtttacaccctatgggtttaatcTCAATCGACAAttctacaagttcccacaccGTATTGAATTTCACAAAATCCATCTCGGCATCCATGGCCTATTTCTACAGCTTGGAATCAAAATCCTGAATAGCCTCTTCGTAAGTCAGTGGATCATTATCCTCATGATTAGCTTCtgtattataaatactaccatcatAGATGAATAAGTCTGGTTTCTTAGAAACTCTCCTATTACAAAGGATTCCCCTATGTTGTTGATCGTTTGCAGGtttttctacaactttctcgaGAATTAAACTTGGTGATTGTTCTACCACTCTTGAATGTTTCTCGAGTACCATTTTACTTCAAGGCTTAAAGTTATCCATGTAGCCAATGAGATGATATCATTAGCTCTTtcattgagctatgaattccactgttgctagtaaaaacatgccatacacaagtcatgtacccaacatatcgactatgggctcgatcatctttagagcataagcctctagttatatcaaagcacatgagttgcatacgcatggtcagtgactaactcaggatttaggtaaatcacaccatgaacgtcacaagtgaattagtTCACAAAcgaattcagaattaattcatcttcgGTCCAgtaatgtatcattctaccaatgaatacatctatgtctctacttgtggagtcaactactctaatagccaagactagccatctcccccattcgaattgtagatgacataatagtcattctcaatatttgaatcaaatgctcacttggattcttttacgagattacagactcatttaaattatctactgaagtaagttatctttctcgcaatgtaaacattcttacattgccacttatctttagtttgaactttagacaatcaacgAGCTAATATTTGATTGTCACAGTTTCGCTATGcaagcaaaatataaaagacagaaaatacaaaatatataatagtgaaatgtgaaatcaactttatttatttattcattgttcaaataaatagaaaacaattacatgtttactacaatatgggtaCATTTCTCAACACAAATCACtcgttgtggataaaccactaatAATAAAAAGGGTGGTTGAACCACCGAGGTTTTtgataaaaagttttttttacagACAAGCTATCAGTACATTTTGAATACACAACATTTTTGC
This region includes:
- the LOC128042509 gene encoding secreted RxLR effector protein 161-like, with product MVSQYQANPVLKHWQTVKHILRYLKRTGDYMLMYSEENLTLVGCTDSDFQTYKDSRKSTSKNVFDVGRGAIVWRSVKQTCTTDSTMEAEYVAASETMKEAIWLRKFLTELKGILGMEKVISLYYHNRDAIASTKEMRSHKRKKHIDRKYHLI